Proteins encoded together in one Rhodospirillaceae bacterium window:
- the murJ gene encoding murein biosynthesis integral membrane protein MurJ — MFSFRAIATVGGMTLLSRILGFVREVMIAGILGAGPIAEAFIVAMRLPNLLRQMFAEGAFSAAFVPVFTRHVAEGGVVQARAFAEQVLSVLLVVLLLTTIGAELAMPWLIHLFAPGFDAIPEKFGATVLFTSITFPYIVFMSLCALQGGMLNGVQKFAENAVTPVILNAILIASMWFIRGDDFFVGKALSWSVTLAGLVQFLWLAFACHRAGLRLRLPWPRFTPEVRRLCVLMVPGLIGSSVNQINLAVSTILASLHPGSVSYIYYADRLYQLPLALIGSAIGVVLLPALTRSLRSDEPAVALRMQNRALELGLLLSLPATVGLMVAALPIVTTVYQRGAFGHDDAKSVALALIIMSAGLPAYVANKALTAAFLAREDTTTPFKQAAISVAINISISALLTPTYGFIGVAIGAMASAWINAILLAAILLRRGFLTFDDRLRRIMPRLFLCCAGLGLATWGASSWVWPGSFASTFQQAIALCVIIAAGGVAFGILVLLLRVSSFAELRDLRRRR, encoded by the coding sequence ATGTTTTCCTTTCGCGCCATAGCAACTGTCGGCGGCATGACCCTGCTCAGCCGGATTCTGGGTTTCGTCCGCGAAGTCATGATCGCCGGCATCCTGGGCGCCGGTCCCATTGCCGAAGCCTTCATCGTTGCCATGCGCCTCCCCAATCTCTTGCGGCAGATGTTCGCCGAAGGCGCGTTCAGCGCTGCCTTCGTGCCAGTCTTCACCCGGCATGTGGCCGAGGGCGGTGTTGTCCAGGCGCGCGCCTTTGCCGAGCAGGTGCTCTCGGTGCTGTTGGTTGTGCTGTTGCTGACGACAATCGGGGCCGAACTTGCCATGCCCTGGCTGATCCATCTTTTCGCTCCCGGCTTCGACGCCATTCCGGAAAAGTTCGGGGCGACCGTGCTCTTCACCAGCATCACCTTTCCCTACATCGTCTTCATGTCACTCTGCGCTCTGCAAGGCGGCATGCTGAACGGGGTGCAGAAGTTCGCTGAGAACGCCGTCACCCCGGTCATCCTCAACGCCATCCTCATTGCCAGCATGTGGTTCATCCGCGGTGACGATTTTTTTGTCGGCAAGGCCTTGTCCTGGTCGGTGACGCTGGCCGGCCTGGTCCAGTTTCTGTGGCTGGCTTTCGCGTGCCACCGCGCTGGCCTCAGGCTTCGGCTGCCCTGGCCCCGCTTCACGCCGGAGGTGCGGCGTCTCTGCGTCTTGATGGTGCCGGGACTGATCGGCTCCAGCGTCAATCAGATCAATCTTGCCGTCTCCACGATTCTGGCATCGCTCCATCCGGGTTCGGTCTCCTACATCTATTACGCCGACCGTCTCTACCAATTGCCCCTCGCCTTGATCGGATCCGCCATCGGCGTCGTCCTGCTGCCGGCCCTGACGCGATCGCTGCGCAGCGACGAGCCGGCTGTGGCGTTGCGCATGCAGAACCGCGCCCTTGAACTGGGCCTGCTCCTGTCGCTGCCGGCAACCGTCGGCCTGATGGTCGCTGCCTTGCCGATCGTGACGACTGTCTATCAACGCGGCGCGTTCGGCCACGACGACGCCAAATCCGTGGCGCTTGCCTTGATCATCATGTCGGCCGGGCTTCCGGCCTATGTCGCCAACAAGGCGCTGACGGCGGCGTTCCTGGCACGCGAAGACACGACGACGCCGTTCAAGCAGGCGGCGATCAGTGTTGCCATCAACATCTCCATCAGCGCCCTGCTGACGCCGACCTACGGTTTCATCGGGGTGGCGATCGGCGCCATGGCATCGGCCTGGATCAACGCGATCCTGCTCGCAGCCATTCTGCTGCGGCGGGGCTTCCTCACCTTTGACGACCGTTTGCGGCGGATCATGCCGCGCCTCTTCCTGTGCTGTGCCGGCCTTGGCCTCGCGACCTGGGGCGCCAGCAGCTGGGTCTGGCCGGGGTCGTTCGCCAGCACATTTCAACAGGCGATCGCCCTCTGCGTCATCATTGCGGCCGGCGGGGTCGCCTTTGGCATACTCGTCCTGCTGCTCCGCGTCAGCAGCTTTGCCGAGCTGCGCGACTTACGCCGCAGGCGCTAA
- the glpD gene encoding glycerol-3-phosphate dehydrogenase, whose product MPNGAEIYDIAVIGGGVNGCGIARDAVGRGLKVLLAEQNDLASGTSSASTKLIHGGLRYLEHYEFRLVREALIEREVLLRAAPHIIWPLRFILPHHKGLRPRWFVRLGLFLYDNLGGRKILPGTRSIDLRHDAAGAPLKPGFTHAFEYSDCWVEDARLVVLNARDAAERGAHIHVRTRCTSARREGDLWRLRLEGPNGVVTEAKARALVNAAGPWVSNFLGGAVGMNAPDKIRTVKGSHIVVEKLFDHDRAYIFQNADGRICFAIPYEQDFTLIGTTDADYQGEPGKVAISDAETDYLLSAASEYFQAPVTRANIRWTYAGIRPLYDDGASKAQDATRDYVLKLDQKAGEAALLSVFGGKITTYRRLAEAALEKLQPSFPAMKAPWTATGTLPGGDFPVNEFATQVGTLAKKYPFLELREARRLVRAYGTRAQRMMGNARTPDDLGRRFGPSLTEAEVRYLMDQEWATSAEDIVWRRSKLGLHMTTAEQSALEEFVASLLVHHNQPALASHV is encoded by the coding sequence ATGCCCAACGGGGCGGAAATTTACGACATCGCCGTGATCGGCGGTGGCGTCAACGGGTGCGGTATTGCCCGTGATGCCGTCGGCCGCGGCCTGAAGGTCCTGCTCGCCGAGCAGAACGACCTTGCCAGCGGTACGTCTTCGGCCTCCACCAAGCTGATCCATGGTGGTCTCCGCTATCTGGAGCATTACGAGTTTCGCCTGGTACGCGAGGCGCTGATCGAGCGCGAAGTGTTGCTGCGTGCGGCACCCCATATCATCTGGCCGCTGCGCTTCATTCTGCCGCATCACAAGGGCTTGCGGCCGCGCTGGTTCGTGCGCCTGGGCCTCTTCCTCTACGACAATCTCGGCGGCCGCAAGATCCTGCCCGGCACGCGCAGCATCGATCTGCGTCACGATGCGGCCGGCGCGCCGTTGAAGCCCGGTTTCACGCATGCTTTCGAGTATTCGGATTGCTGGGTCGAGGATGCGCGCTTGGTCGTCCTCAATGCGCGCGATGCCGCCGAGCGCGGTGCCCACATTCATGTGCGCACCCGCTGCACCTCCGCCCGGCGCGAAGGTGATCTTTGGCGCCTGCGGCTTGAAGGCCCGAACGGCGTCGTGACCGAAGCCAAGGCGCGCGCCCTGGTCAACGCGGCCGGGCCCTGGGTTTCGAACTTCCTCGGCGGCGCCGTCGGCATGAACGCGCCGGACAAGATCCGCACCGTCAAGGGCAGCCATATCGTGGTCGAAAAGCTGTTTGACCATGACCGTGCCTATATTTTCCAGAATGCCGATGGCCGCATCTGCTTTGCCATTCCCTATGAACAGGATTTCACGCTGATCGGCACCACCGATGCCGACTATCAGGGCGAACCCGGCAAGGTGGCGATCTCCGACGCCGAGACGGACTATCTCCTGTCGGCTGCCAGCGAATATTTCCAGGCGCCGGTGACGCGCGCCAACATCCGCTGGACCTATGCCGGCATCCGGCCGCTTTATGACGACGGCGCCAGCAAGGCGCAGGATGCAACCCGCGACTATGTGCTGAAGCTCGACCAGAAGGCGGGCGAGGCGGCGCTGCTGTCGGTCTTTGGCGGCAAGATCACGACCTATCGTCGCCTGGCCGAGGCGGCGCTAGAAAAACTGCAGCCGAGCTTCCCGGCCATGAAGGCGCCGTGGACCGCAACTGGCACGCTGCCGGGGGGCGATTTCCCCGTTAACGAATTTGCCACACAGGTCGGCACGCTCGCCAAGAAATACCCGTTTCTCGAACTGCGCGAAGCGCGCCGCCTGGTGCGCGCCTATGGCACGCGCGCGCAGCGGATGATGGGCAATGCCCGAACGCCGGATGATCTCGGCCGCCGCTTTGGTCCGAGCTTGACCGAGGCGGAAGTCCGCTATCTCATGGACCAGGAATGGGCCACCAGCGCCGAGGATATCGTCTGGCGGCGCTCCAAACTTGGCCTGCATATGACCACGGCCGAGCAGTCGGCCCTCGAAGAATTCGTTGCATCATTGCTCGTGCATCACAATCAGCCGGCGCTTGCCAGCCATGTGTGA
- a CDS encoding DeoR/GlpR transcriptional regulator produces the protein MFTPTPRQNDILGMARLNGRVNVEELAAKFDVTPQTIRKDLNDLCGQRLLTRTHGGAILASGVENVAYEARRHLADDEKRRIGEHAATLISNGSSLFINIGTTTEEVARALRAHEGLLVITNNIHVAGILLPSQRIDVIVAGGMLRRADGGIVGEQAVDFMSQFKVDYAVIGVSAIDDDGSLLDFDYREVRVAQAIIANARNVILVADSMKFTRTAPVRIGHLSEINIFVTDRAPPETIGEICRHSGTTIAVAPGGPPPEESEAG, from the coding sequence ATGTTCACGCCCACGCCACGACAGAACGACATTCTTGGCATGGCCCGCCTCAACGGCCGGGTCAATGTCGAGGAACTGGCCGCCAAGTTCGATGTGACCCCGCAGACCATCCGCAAGGATCTCAACGATCTCTGCGGCCAGCGCCTGCTGACGCGCACTCATGGCGGCGCCATCCTGGCCTCCGGCGTCGAAAACGTCGCCTATGAAGCAAGGCGCCATCTGGCCGATGACGAGAAGCGGCGGATCGGCGAACATGCGGCGACGCTCATCTCCAACGGATCGTCGCTGTTCATCAATATCGGGACGACCACGGAAGAAGTGGCCCGGGCGTTGCGCGCCCATGAGGGGCTGCTGGTGATCACCAACAACATCCATGTGGCCGGCATCCTGCTGCCCTCGCAGCGCATCGACGTCATCGTGGCTGGCGGCATGCTGCGCCGCGCCGATGGTGGCATCGTCGGCGAGCAGGCGGTCGATTTCATGTCGCAGTTCAAGGTCGACTATGCCGTCATCGGCGTCTCGGCCATCGACGATGACGGATCGCTGCTCGACTTCGATTACCGCGAGGTGCGCGTGGCGCAGGCGATCATCGCCAACGCCCGCAACGTCATCCTGGTCGCCGATTCGATGAAGTTCACCCGCACGGCGCCGGTGCGGATCGGGCATCTCTCCGAGATCAATATCTTCGTCACCGACCGCGCGCCGCCGGAGACGATCGGCGAGATCTGCCGCCACAGCGGCACGACAATCGCGGTGGCACCAGGCGGCCCGCCGCCGGAAGAATCTGAGGCCGGGTAA